The stretch of DNA CCTGGAAGTGTAGCCCTGAAAGCCATTAACACCACTATTGTTTTGCCCAGAACACAGGAAATACAGAGTACAAAAGTGATGCCAAATGCTGTGTGACGCAACATACAGGACCACTCAGTGGGTCGACCAATGAAAGTAAGTGAACAGAGGAAACACAGAGTCAATGAGAAGAGCAGAAGGAAGCTCAACTCTGAGTTGTTGGCTTTTACTATTGGTGTGTCTCTATGGTGAAAGAAAACTACAAATATGAACATAGTTAGAAATGCCCCAAGTAACCCAAACATCATCAAAATGATACCCATGATTTCGGTGAATGACAGGAATTCCACTGTCTTTATGATACACTCATCACCTCTGCTATTGGACCAGTATCCAAAAGGGCACTTCACACAGTCAGATGCATCTGGTGTGGATGAAAATGGAAGTGTAATAGTAATGAGCCTGCTATTTCAATGAAGTCTCTCCTAGCCTATATCTGATCATATACTACTCCTTTAGAAATAGactttttagtgtttttatatAACGTTTTAATGGCAGTGTATATCATTTAGATCATGAtcatttagattaaaataactgtaaaacttTTCTGTTTGATCCTCTTTTGATGAACTGCAAGTGTTAAAAGAGCAATTAAACAAGCATTACCTGTTGTGTTGCTAATCTCTCCTGAAGGGCATGGAATACAGTCAAAACAACAGATGGGTCTTCCTTGCTGCACTGCTTTCCTAGTTCCTAGGGGACAACTCTCACTACACACAGATACGGGCACCTGCCACACATCAGGGAAAAGCTACTTGAACAACAATAGAAAAATAATATGCCATGTGACATGTTTGCACATGTTTACACATGTTTGATCTGAGCCGTTACAATGCATCACTGCATCTCATGTGCCTTGGGTATTTAGTTAACATTGGAAAGTTAATTTGAAAAGAGACACTTACAGTCTTCAGACCTCCTCCCCAGATGATGTTGACATTGTTCATAGTAAACTGTTGCCCACGAGGCTGAGTTGCATCATAGTAGCCAATTGTGGCTACCTCCATTGTGCCTTTTGTGACCTTTCGTAAGTTTACCAGTTCATATCTTGCAGGGGAGTTTCCTTCACTATCAAAAAACAGTGTTTCTCCCCTATTCATGCTGAAATTTACGGTTTGCAGATAATGTACAACCTGTAATggcagaatttatttatttatttatttgcatctCATTTTGGATTCAGGATAACCTTTTAGCAATACGGAAACCTGAAATTGTAAAGCGTatcattttaaaactatattttagTAACATCATATGGTGAAAAAAtctgtaacactttaaaataatggtccgTCATTAATAAGTAACTATGTAGGAAGTAATGTAGGACTAATGAGTAGTACTACATTAACACTTAAgctactactattaactaatataGAAACAAGCTAAATACGCTTAATAACTAACTTAACTATATTAATAACTAACTGACAAATTATAAAGAACATTATCGTGTGTCTGAATCATAATTTTTACTCTGAATATAgtcataaaatgcatcactAGTTACTCAAGTGTTACTTAGTCACTATACAGTAACTACTAGTGATCtgaaccattattttaaattgaaaaagatctttttttcactttaaaataatggtccatATATCGAGTAGTTCATAGAGTAATTAGTGATACATTTTATGAACAgattaagagtaaaaaaaaaaaacatctcagaCACGTTAATGTTgtgattagtaattaattactaattctttataatttgtCAGTTACATATTAGTTCTTAATGATGCCAGTCTCATTCAGTAATTATTGATTACCTAATAAGGAACTATCTTAGTCCTAAATTTGATATTACTTACTGATTAGTTAAGCTTGTTTCtatattagttaatagtagtagcTGAAGTGCATTTGTAGTACTACTGAAATGTAGTACTACTCATTTGTCTTGCATTACTTCCTGCATAGTTACTTATTAATGACggaccattattctaaagtgttaccaaaaaatcttGTTTAATAGTAAATTGTTAATTTGTCCTTTGTTTAAATCACACAATTTACTTGGATCTTTACATATATTATAGTTAGATTTTAAGATTTCAACATTTTAGAAGATATTTCACCTGCCAGGGTTGTATTGTTGTTGGTTGTGCACAGGTGCCATTAGTAAATTGGAGTTTTTGTTGCTTACATGACAATAGATTGTGCAGTGCATGAGCAATTGCATACACAGCAGTGTAGACATTATTGGTGAATCTCAGATCAGACACATCAGTAAAAGGAtgtttgacatattttaagtgCTCTGAGCCGTTGCATGCCTTTAGCTTTGAATTTGGGCTCAATGaacactgaaaaacattttcccagaaTTCTTTGAGAAACATGCTTTTAGGAAATTGGGAGGGGTTGATGTCCTGTAGAAAAGGGCCTAGTCCAGGTATTTGAGCATTGCGTACACTGAATCCTATAGATCCAATCAGCAAACTGTGGCCTTGGCTATCTGCAAGAGAGTCATCTGTGATCCAGGCATCACTTCCGATCCACTGCAGTCCTGTGATATTTTGCATGTATAGCTCATCTACCAGTATCTTGATCTCTCTGTGCGACATGAAAGCCATTATTACCTTAGATGAGGAGGTTCTGATAATGTCTACAATATTTGTTAAAGAAGTTTTTGATCCTGTGCTCTCAAAAGCCTCTGAGTATTCAATACAGACTCCCTCTTCTTGAGCAGCCTTAATAAATGTGGCAATGCCAGTTTTACCATAATCATTGTCATTGCTTAAGGCTCCCACCCATGTCCAGCCAAAATGTTTCACAAGCTGGGCCAGTGCTCTGCTCTGGTAGTAATCACTTGGAATAgttctgaagaaagaaggaaacTCTTTTCTGTTGCTCAGGCAAGCACAGGTAGCAAAATGACTGATCTGCATGAACACAAATGTGAAACAGCATGAATGAAACTGGGTGAATTTCATTCTTCAGTGcccctattttttttatttttttatttttttttctgcatgtcaaCAGATTATAggttatgaaaatgaaaaatacttcatctttataatatatatatcttttggattataatatttaaataaatacaaaataattttaagaacatatatatatatatatatatatatatatatatatatatatatatatatatatatatatatatatgttctctctctctaaaggagaaaaaaaaaaaaaatatatatatatatatatatgtgtgtgtgtgtgtgtgtgttcttaaaattattttgtatttatttaaatattataatccAAAAGCTGTATATAATGGAATGACATCTTACCACGGGTATGTGGAATCGGCCAGTTATTCTGGCAAACCCAATGGTTGGAGTGGATCCTGAATGACCTATTATAGCCTGCACAGTATCGGCCTTGGTGCAGTTTATTTCATCAGTGACATCATCTTGTCCATTGGACAGTGAAAGTGCAGACTGAAGAATATTAGAGAATCCACAGGCATTAAAGATTTCATAACCCAGAGTGT from Ctenopharyngodon idella isolate HZGC_01 chromosome 18, HZGC01, whole genome shotgun sequence encodes:
- the LOC127499603 gene encoding extracellular calcium-sensing receptor-like, whose amino-acid sequence is MIFTIEEINKNPNILPNHTLGYEIFNACGFSNILQSALSLSNGQDDVTDEINCTKADTVQAIIGHSGSTPTIGFARITGRFHIPISHFATCACLSNRKEFPSFFRTIPSDYYQSRALAQLVKHFGWTWVGALSNDNDYGKTGIATFIKAAQEEGVCIEYSEAFESTGSKTSLTNIVDIIRTSSSKVIMAFMSHREIKILVDELYMQNITGLQWIGSDAWITDDSLADSQGHSLLIGSIGFSVRNAQIPGLGPFLQDINPSQFPKSMFLKEFWENVVHYLQTVNFSMNRGETLFFDSEGNSPARYELVNLRKVPVSVCSESCPLGTRKAVQQGRPICCFDCIPCPSGEISNTTDASDCVKCPFGYWSNSRGDECIIKTVEFLSFTEIMGIILMMFGLLGAFLTMFIFVVFFHHRDTPIVKANNSELSFLLLFSLTLCFLCSLTFIGRPTEWSCMLRHTAFGITFVLCISCVLGKTIVVLMAFRATLPGSNVMKWFGPLQQRISVVSFTLVQVLICILWLTLSPPFPYMNMNYYREKIILECRLGSAVGFWAVLAYIGLLAVLCFILAFLARKLPDNFNEAKFITFSMLIFCSVWIAFIPAYLSTPGKLTVAVEIFAILASSYSLLICIFIPKCYVILLRPDANTKKAFIKKNVTLT